Sequence from the Polypterus senegalus isolate Bchr_013 chromosome 3, ASM1683550v1, whole genome shotgun sequence genome:
tggaggtTGATAGTGTTGAGTACATGAGAACTCCTAAATAATTTTCATAAGGtgttcttttgattttcagacctcccattgtgtattcaaacctatcaTTTTTAAtcctacatataatactttacatttacttacattaaatgttatcTGCCACAGATCTACCACGCTATCTAGTGATCTGAAACATAAagtggactccttcggtactgtctactgctagtttgactttgtgttgaataagCGGTTGCttacagagtcccaaatgaggcaccctacttgcattgtgagggagccaTGTGGTGCAGTTcaccaagggtgatctggctcacagctGGACAAggtcaaggggacacccacataacacctggctgtggcagatggatggtcatctgcactggactgcatgtctgccttggGGATTGCAAACCTGGAtctcaagctgttttgtcatatgCGGCaatacgctgtaccagtgcatgctccctaacctgacctgacctgctacAAATCTGCCGAATACTGCATGCTGCCCAAGTCCCTTTGTAATGATTtctgattatctgccaatccacctatcttggtatcatctgcaaaattaactGGCTTGTTTTTTAAATTCCTATCCATATCATTAATATATAGCACAGCACTGACCCCTATGGGATAACACTGTTaatgtcagccaattctgataatgTTCCCTGCACAATCactctctgctttctgtgtctgagacAATTTTGTACCCATCTATACATCACATCCTAAACTCCCGCTTCTTTTAGAccaatgcccaacctctcatgtggcaccttatcaaatactttctgaaagtcaagataaaaaatattatGTGCACCACTCTGGTcacatccttttgttgcttcctcataggatTTCAGCACGTTAGCAAAAAACGACCTtcttcttctgaacccatgctgactgttcatttTAACTCcagttcttgccatgtgctgctcaatcttttccttaataattccttccattaataatTCCATTCCAATAATCCCACCTTTGATGCACattaagggcggcacagtggcgcagtggtagcactgctggctCGGAGTAATGAGACCTGGGTTtgattcctgggtcctccctgcgtggagtttgcatgttctccccgtgtctgcatgggtttactcccacagtccaaagacatgcaggttaggtgtattggcgatcttaaattgtctctagtgtgtgggggtgtgtgccctgcggtgggctgacattctgcctggaatttgttcctgccatgcgccctgtgttggctgggattggctccagcggacccccgtgaccctgtagttaggatataaggGTTTGTAGAATGACAGACTGACTGCACATTAAGCTTATTAACCTACAGTTGCTTGGGTCTGCCTAAACTAGAATAAGACAgttgtataataaataatatcttaatatagtctaacattctcaaacctgcttaatcaagtTCAGGTTTATGAgttgatatatataatataaatgtgtgttgaaCCTTTATTTGACACATTTTGCAGAAATTCCCAGTTTGTCGATTCTGTTTTGCTCCAAAATTTGGTTGGTGCCCCCATCCTGAGCAGCACTGGGTATTTCTAATTTTGTTTGTCTGGTATGCAAATCCACATCATTGAACCTATCACCACCAAATTGTGCTCAGATTCCCCATTTGTATCTTGGAACAactttggttattttttattctgaaatttaTCAGGTGCGCCCATCCCAGACAACCTCTGCTAGTTCTATTATGTTATAATGCAGTATGGTAAAACAGTAGAGTTACTGCCTCACACATCTAGTGTGCTGGGAGCCAAGCTCACTCCTTTTCACTGATTTATGTCATTTTCAAGTTTTTCTGTCTGTATGAGTTTTCATTTGGATGCTCTGGTTTTTATTCCACATACACTAAGTTGGACAGGATAAGTAAACTAGTCAATTCCAAATTTTCCCTATGTAAGAAAGTGCATGAATGGACTCTAATAGACTGGTGTTCCTTTCCAAGATGATTTATGACATGATCCCAAATTAGATTAAGTAGATGAATAGATTAGATTAATAGACTATTCTATTACAGTCTTagtgttttaatgcaaaatttgccatttttccaaATTGCAAATGCAGGGCTGCATGTTAGATTAATAGAAATTCTGAACTGGATAGGCATCAGCCCCGAGACtcagaactggattaagcaaatcAGAGAATTAGGTAGgcataatataattaaatttaagaggcattggaggACCCTAAACTACAGTTATAACTACAGCGACACAAGTCCCTGTTTCAAATGAAAGGTTTATTGCAAGAAATTATCTTAATAAGggattatttgtaataataaCCCCAGCACAAGCACAATCACAATTCTCTTCTACTTTCCTACGCACCTCCCAGGTGAACTTTGTCCATCTTCCACCTAAACTCTGCCTTGCCTGGATGTGAcagagcagctccttttatctgcTTCTTGGTCATACACAAGTAAGAGATCATGGACCCTTGCAGCACTCCCAGATCCCAATTGGGCAACCCTATGGCACTACAATCCCAGCATACCCTGCGGGTAACCATATGGGTACCATACCCAAGAGATGCTTCCATCTAGCATGTTGGTGAAGTAAACATTTCACTACATGTTGTACTTGTATAACTGTGcatgtgaaaaataaagaatcttgaatctaaACAGTCAGTGGCCACCTGATCAAGTAAGCATCTTCAGTACCCCTCTGCTGGGATGCCAGTGTGTTTCCATCAATATTGGCATCCTTTGCCAAGCTCCTACTTGAGGCAGGGAACATACTGCCTTCCTTCTCTCTTACTTATTATTATGCCCTCTTGGTCAGGGACTGGTACCCACCCTGACATATGGCATTAGCCCATGCACGTTGTCCATGATGTTAGATAAATAGATTTAAAAGGCattacagtatatgatagatagatagatagatagatagatagatagatagatagatagatagatagatagatagatagatagatagatagatagatagatagatagatagatagatagatagatagtgtcagggatgccaggggccatgaaaAGGCAGGGACgacatgaaggaccggatgtgggggttgccttctgggttgctctgggggccacgggtacagggtaAGGAAGCTccaacctgtaggggcccgtggtctctgccaggaggcgccccaatgccttggggacatgttaccccagcacttccgccacaccaggaagtgctggggggaagctttatgacggcgcccggagagcagccgggaggacagccggcacttccgccacgctggggcgtggccagaagaggaatgtcgggaacacctggtgctcatccgggaaccatataaaaggggccgtctccattcattcgaggctagagtcgggtggaagaaggacgaagcagaagagagtggaggcggcccgaagacaaggcattgtggccaggactgtgtttggggtttgttttgtgcactaattcgggtcttagtgaccataatttgggtctgtgtgaccattgatacttttgtaaatattgtaaataaacgtgtttgtgggtgacatgaatgtgtctgcctgtctgtgtccgagtcaacttccacaatagatagagataggtagatagatagatagatagatagatagatatatgtgaaaggcactatataatagatagatagatagatagatagatagatagatagatagatagatagatagatagatagatagatagatagatagattctaaaGATGGACATTTAGAGTTTTACAGATGGTCAAcaaaaaatctctctattatataaaaaaacttgggacgagacaagacctgttcagagagatgagacgtgactttttcagagagatacttccACATCCCGTAAGATGAAAGTTTGTGTCATGAAATCTAATCACTAGTCAAGACAAAGACTagttgacaaagtagaacgtcgtaaagaattcaaaaacgttgacgcgataaacatgcagagcaggttagagataatggaagtaggaaaattcaaaggTCTCAaagggagcgggacccccaataggagcagaggatgtctgggggggaagaaggacaaggcagtgagagaaaaggacagctgctatacaggcttttaaacattcgaagcgccgcacgagatgcagatcactcggtaagccagcagctgattgagcaaagaggaggtaaaaaaaaaaaaaattgtttcccattgtatcaccatttaagaggggttttggaggagcaaccatgtctccttggggtgcgttcagcccccttcttcacaatggCGTGTGGCACAGGCTGTTTTGGTTGGTGAACGAAGCAATCAGGGGGTGAAACCCCCCATTATaataacaaaagaagaagaaaatttctGGCAGAACTTGAGGTAAGAGAGCACTCATAATGAGGTATTATAAATGTGGTTTTGCCGTAGGTATGAAGGAGCATTTCTTGACATGGttctgtttaataattcattggatAAAATGCTTAATGATAGTGTGTCacagaaaggatgtgcagcattattcataatgaccATAGGTTTGGTCTTCATTTGCTCCACTTCACTATTATCTCCTAAGACCATCCCATAAATgtgcatacttttttttaattaacttgttttgttgGGTCACTACCAACATTAAAGGGGCATAGTCTCtcaaggaagaagagcctgctctggcctttcttctACAGTTCCTCTGTGTCCAGCCTGATGTTGAGGTggagcagtgcaccacctctacatccactacCTGAAGAGTGACGGACTATAATAGATAATGGTTCATTTGTCCACAAGGTGAAATGAAGACTGTACAGAATCTCtcacaaaattttaaatattgtattaaacaatacccccccccaccaccacacacacacacaactgaacttcatgaactgaagtgttactggtaggtccaaaatcccaactttctaaggcatccagtttctgtttttctatttgatggtacacttgtcaaacctgctcctgttgtcagaaatcttggtgttttgtttgattcatcacttaactttgagctacacattaggtctctttccaaaatttcattctatcatctccataTCATTGCCCgcctccgtccatttctgtcctttaataatgctcaaactctggttaattgtttcataatgtcttgtattgattactgtaattccctcttcattggtctctctgcaaaatctatacagaggctacagtacattcagaactccgcagccacacaaagcgtttttctcacatctcccctgttctctctctctcagcttcactagttaccggttccatcaaggattcaattcaagattctgcttctcacttcaaagccctacataaccttgcctcgctctacctcactcagctcctagctccttacactccttgtcactCTCAGGTCCTcaagcagtaatctccttactgtctcacacaccagactctccaccctgggaggcaaGTCCTtgtgttatggcccctcaactctggaactctcttcctcagtctctctgagattgctcctctttcagCACTTTTAAATCTAAACTGAAAACTTTTCTCTTCTaagaacttttgtcttctgtgtaatgTATGTAAAGCAAcattgggtttgtgaaaggcgctcaataaatgtaaattattattattattattattattattattattattattcagccaTTGCTAATGATTCCATCTAATAATCCGATTGTGGTCAGATGTGCCACAGGCTTACATGTTAGGACAATTAACACTTAACACTTAAATAAAGGAGGTCTGTGTCTATGGATAGAACATAATATTCACTGATGTAAGCTTGTCACATAATACATACAAGTTTTCCACCTTAATTTGTGTTTGAtttctctggttttccttccatatccacAAAAATGCACAGATTAggtttattctttatttcagaTTAGTACCTTGTACCAAAGATCGTCTATGCTGCCCCTCAGTAACCCCACTGTAACTGAACTAGATTAAGGACAGTAGATCTGAGAACAGTATGACTGACATATATGATGACCTGGTTGGGAACGATATAAATAAGCTATTAACCAACTATGAAAAAACTAAGTGAGAGATTTCAAAATTTATGATGGATTCCCTCACTCAATTCAATATCACATTATAACTCAACAGAatacatttcatgtcattttcaaatccagaccagggttgcagggggtgctggagcctattccagctatcacaaggcaagaacaaaccctggtcaggatgccagtccatttaatatcaccagttcacctaacctgcatgtctttggactgtgggaggaaacaggagcaccaggtggaaacctacacagataagggagaacatgcaaactccacacagggaagacccgaaACATAAACCTCTGTCTgtttactgagaggcagcagcactaccatcgtgctaacatccattatccaacccgctatattctaactacagggtcacgggggtctgctggagccaatcccagccaacactgggcacaaggcaggaaacaaaccccaggcagggtgccagcccacacacacacacacccacacacacacaccaagcacacactaggaacaatttaggatcgccaatgcacctaagctgcatgactttggactgtgggaggaaacccacacagacttggagagaacatgcaaactccactcagggaggacccgggaagcgaacccagctctcctaactgcgagccaCCGTGCCAACCTACATGCTAGCATGCCATCCTGAAACTGAATACATTGCTTGTGATTTTCTTAGTAATTGTTAGTAAAATGTACACTCAGATCTCATTTTACTGTATCATACAGTTCATTATAAAGTGAGATATCAAAATAACAGCCCACCAGGAGTACCTTTGCAGAGCACACCTCTAGACAATGGTGGTTTATCTTTAAAATCTGGAGATGATTTTCTATTACAATACACCATTGAAATCAATCATACATGCAGAGTGTCATTTTTGACAGCTCTAGAGTCATGGACTTTGGGATGCTGCATCATttctttacaaaatgtatttatttttttcttgtgatttGCAGTTTTACTTTATTACTCTCATTTACTAACCTTTAGTAAGGAGAGAGTGCATATCCTTTGTGGATGATGCAGTTTCCTTCAGGAATAATAAAGTTTCAATCTATGGATAAAGTCCATGCTGTGCATGATTTCAGTTCATCATGATGAAAGCTTTATTTACCTCAAGTATTTGTGAGGTCTTAAATATCAAGATGGTCACAACGTTTTGCTGTTTCAAGCTATTATGACGCTCTTCAGAATAGTAATGGACCTACAAGGTTGCAATCAGTTTAAGCCACTCTTTAGATTTTCATGCGTCATTCTGACAGCATCCTCAGCTGCTGTGTGGCATGTCTGTATATTACAAAATGTCTTTCTTCCCTTGTTACACAGCTACTGTTATCCACAGTTCTCCATAGTGCCCTCTGTTAGTGTTTGTGCCTTTCCCTTAGGAGATTTTTGGCCAGCTATATGTCCTTCTGTGTTTTGCACCCAATCTCTCCTTGAAGTGTGTTCTCTGAAAGAGTGGGTTTCTTCTTGCTTTGCCAGAATACATTGCTTGTTGTCACCTATCTCAATATCCTGAGTCCAAAGATGCTCTCTCAAAAAGTGAATTTCTTCCTGCATCTCTCGAATCAGTTGCATGTTGTCCCTAATCTCTACCTCTCTCCTCCATATATGCTGTCTCAAGAAGATGATTTCTTCCTGCAACTCCTGGATCGCCTGTTGCATACTAGCGATCTCCGTGTCTCTTCTCCATAATTCCTTAATAAGGAAGCAGATTTCCTTCTGTAGATCATGAATTTCACTATTGTTAGCATCTACCTTTCTCTGCTGATTTctgagaaggcaaattttatCTTGAATCATCTTGACATGCTCTGTTCTTTTTGGACCACCAAATGGCTTCTGCTCCTTGAGAAGGCAGATTTCCTCTTGCAGTTCCCGAATCCTCTTCACATTGTCATTCATCTCAGTGTTCCTCATCAGCTCCTGCTCCTTCAGAACACAGTTCTCCTCCTGCAACTCCTCATATACATTCACATTTTTGTGAACCTCAGCATTTTGCCTGCACAACTCCAGATTGAGGAAACAGATTTCCTCTTCAAGTGCTCTGTGCATCTTACCATTGTCTTGGAGCTCAATGTCTCTTCTCCACACCATACCCCTGAGTAACCAAACTGCATTTTGCAGCTCTTGAattatctttttgttttcacCAACCTCAGCATCTTCTTTGGAGGTTCCCTGTGCCTTGACCATTCTGTTTTGATCTGGCTGTTTTAGATAGAGACAGTTCTCTTCCTTCGGTCGAAACATCCAACCATGTTCTTGAGCATCCTTGCTTTTATTTTGCTCTTCACTGCTCAGCATAACATCCTCAATCAGCAGTGGTGTCTCCATTAAATTTTCTCTAGGAGCCTGTTCTTTTGGCAAGCACGTGTCTCCTTTATTCTCAATGATCCACTTTACCTTTTCACCAGTCTCTACTTCCAAGCTCCACTCTTGGTCATTCGTGGAGTCCTGCTCTGTTTGATTTTCTCGGGTAAAACTCGCATCATCTCCTATCTTACCTTCCTTCTGCAGGTTTTGTACTCTGAGAGGAGTCACTTTTGCTTTCTTCTTGTGTGCTTCATCTCTCTCCCACTCCTCCTTCTTAGAGAAGAGAGTGTCTATCAGAGGATCTTGGTCCAATTTTCCATTAAGTCTCATCTGTGCTTCTATGCACCACAATTCCTCTTTCAATAGAATCATTCTTTCTTTCAACATACGATTAATCTTCGCCTTTTCAGCAAGCTCATTTGCTCCCTTCTGTCCTGGGTCTTTGAGGACACAAGAATCTTCTTGCATTTCCAGATTCATCTTAGCTTTTTCATCAATCTCATTGTTTTTTTGGCACAGTTTGACACTAATGAAATAACCTGGACCTGATGCTTCTTGAATCTTCTTCCCTGGAAAGATGTGCATTTCATCTCGGGGTtctgatttcattttgaaaatttcaCTAACCACTGCATCTCTACTCAGAAAGTGGTCTTCTTTCACACTGCATTCATTTTGCAGCCCTGGATTCATCTTTAAAATTTCTATGATCTGCAACTTTTTTTCCCATACCTGTTCACCAAATGAGCAAATCTCTTCTTGCAGCTTCTGAATCttcttcctttctttattaattttagagTCTATCCTCAGCTCCCACTCATCAAGGGTAttatttttgccttgtttttCGTGATTCGTGATAAGCGATTCTTTGATCTCATTGTCAGCCGAACATACTTCTACATTCAGGAAGCAGGTTGAACTTTGAAGCTCTCTGATGGCCTGAATTTCCTTTTGAAGATCTTGATTCATCTTTACAATTTCCCTTAATTCAACTTCTCTCTTCTGCTCCTGCTGTTTTAAATTGTGGATTTCTTCTTGAAGCCCCTGAATTATTGGTCTGTTTTCATTAATGTCTGTGCTGGTCCACATAATTTGTTCATTGACTTTGTAGGTTTCTTGCTGCTCTTCGGttgcatttctgttttcattGAATTCTATATTTACTGCTGGCTTCTGATTCTTCAGGAAGCAGATTTCTCCTTGAAGCTCTAGATTAGTTTTTTTGTGCCCACCATCCTCTGCTTCAATGCACTGCACTTCCTGGTTGAGAAGGTTAATCTCTTTTTCAAGGACTTGCTTCATCTTTGCGTTTTCACTGGTCTCAGTCCCCCTTCTCAGCTCCTGCCGCTTGAGAAACTGATTTTGTTTCTGCAAATCTTGGATGATCGTGGCGTGTTGATGAATAGCGCCATCTCTCCTGCACACCTCCACATTCAAAAAGCAAATTTGTTCATCTAACTTCTGGTTCTTTACTAAACATTTGCTGATCtgagcatctctcctcttcaaCTCCAGACTCAGGTAGCCAATTACATTTTGTATCTGTTGGATtgtctttatattttcattaatacTAACATCTTTGCTCTGCTCATGCTCACTAAAGACACAAATTTCCTCCAGCTGGTCAACATCCGCCTTTACGTTTTCATTGATTTCAACTTCTCCACTTCTCACTTGTTCACTAAGGAATCCAATTTCCTCTTGAAAGTCAAGATTCATTTTCATACTTTCATTGACCACCATCTCGCTGTTCAAGACCTGCTCATCAAGGAGTTTCTGAAGTTCTAAATCCATGTTTGACTCTTGGTCaaatttcttctttctttgctgGTTCTGATCTCCAACGAGACACATTTCACCTTTGAACTCTCGATCTGCTTTCTCATTGTCACTGTTCATACTGTCTCTGTTTATTCCTAATCGCTTGAAGGCATGCTTTTTCATGGACTTTGCCCGGTTTACAGTTTTCTGAAGCTTTGTCTCTCGCCTTGATAACTCCACATTGAGGAAGCGTATTGCGCCTTTTAATTCTCGAATCATTTGGCCTTTCGGTGCCCCCGCTTCAGTTTTTTGATTTGGTTTTCCATCTTCATTTTCAACTATGTTCATGACCCACCTTTGGTCCTcttctttaaaaatgaacttgTCATTTTGAAGCTGGGGTTGAATCTTTGTTGTATCTGCAATCTCAACCTCTCTTTTTTGTATCTGCTCACTGAATTGGGAAATTTCTTCCTGAAGTTCTAGGATTCTTATTATTTCTTCATTGAACTTCGTATCTGTCCTCCATTCCTGCTCCTTAAGGCCATAGATGTTTTCTTGTAGATCACAATTCATTTCTACATTGTcatggattttattttctttaaatggtTTCTTTCCCTTGAGAAACTGAATTTCTTCTAGGActtcctttttcacattttttcctgTTTCTGTTTCCTGGTTTTTCACTAACCCTTTGAGGAAGCAAGCTGCACTTTGAAACTCTTGAGTGCTCTCCTCGTTTTCACTGTCCCCACTGATCTGTTTCATTCCCTGTTCCTTCAGAGCCTCATTTTCCTCCTCCAACTCTCGATTGGTTTTTGCAACTTCTTGGATCTCCACATCCCTTCTGCGCACTTCTACGTTTAGGAAGCAAATCTCTTCCTCCAGGTCTTTGTTCAATTTCATATTTTCACTGATTTCAGACTCCTTTTTCCATAGATCCACATTGAGGAACCAAATTGCATTTTGTAAGTCTTGGATTGTCTTTATATTTTCTATCAACTCAGCCTCTCTCCTTTGGTCTTGCTCTTTGAGGAGGCAGAGTTCTTCTTGTAGTTTGGTTATTATACTGACATGTTTATTAATGTCAGTGCTGTTCCTCCATGGCATTGGAGTTTTCAGGAGGAAGAATTCTTTTTCCAGCTCATGGTTCATCTTTGTATTGTCAATAATCCCAGCATCGCCCATTTGCTTGTTATCCTTCAGAAAAGAAATTTCATCCTGCAGTT
This genomic interval carries:
- the LOC120526708 gene encoding trichohyalin-like, which codes for MNRVQEDIQLLKDQEMIKNYTVNENIEIIQEVQNAISFLKVEVWRRDIEISKYLKVKRDLEEEICFLNVALCRRDAEIYKNVQMNQQLQDIICNFKELQVGTEVNINENVRMASKMQNSSSFLNDESWWNDIRDGDSVKLSREVEEEMCFLNIEVRRRDAEMHENFKMIQELQEANRILKRQKLRRDIEITENMKMIQMLQEEICLLNEQAHTKEAEIRENIMMNLKLQDEISFLKDNKQMGDAGIIDNTKMNHELEKEFFLLKTPMPWRNSTDINKHVSIITKLQEELCLLKEQDQRREAELIENIKTIQDLQNAIWFLNVDLWKKESEISENMKLNKDLEEEICFLNVEVRRRDVEIQEVAKTNRELEEENEALKEQGMKQISGDSENEESTQEFQSAACFLKGLVKNQETETGKNVKKEVLEEIQFLKGKKPFKENKIHDNVEMNCDLQENIYGLKEQEWRTDTKFNEEIIRILELQEEISQFSEQIQKREVEIADTTKIQPQLQNDKFIFKEEDQRWVMNIVENEDGKPNQKTEAGAPKGQMIRELKGAIRFLNVELSRRETKLQKTVNRAKSMKKHAFKRLGINRDSMNSDNEKADREFKGEMCLVGDQNQQRKKKFDQESNMDLELQKLLDEQVLNSEMVVNESMKMNLDFQEEIGFLSEQVRSGEVEINENVKADVDQLEEICVFSEHEQSKDVSINENIKTIQQIQNVIGYLSLELKRRDAQISKCLVKNQKLDEQICFLNVEVCRRDGAIHQHATIIQDLQKQNQFLKRQELRRGTETSENAKMKQVLEKEINLLNQEVQCIEAEDGGHKKTNLELQGEICFLKNQKPAVNIEFNENRNATEEQQETYKVNEQIMWTSTDINENRPIIQGLQEEIHNLKQQEQKREVELREIVKMNQDLQKEIQAIRELQSSTCFLNVEVCSADNEIKESLITNHEKQGKNNTLDEWELRIDSKINKERKKIQKLQEEICSFGEQVWEKKLQIIEILKMNPGLQNECSVKEDHFLSRDAVVSEIFKMKSEPRDEMHIFPGKKIQEASGPGYFISVKLCQKNNEIDEKAKMNLEMQEDSCVLKDPGQKGANELAEKAKINRMLKERMILLKEELWCIEAQMRLNGKLDQDPLIDTLFSKKEEWERDEAHKKKAKVTPLRVQNLQKEGKIGDDASFTRENQTEQDSTNDQEWSLEVETGEKVKWIIENKGDTCLPKEQAPRENLMETPLLIEDVMLSSEEQNKSKDAQEHGWMFRPKEENCLYLKQPDQNRMVKAQGTSKEDAEVGENKKIIQELQNAVWLLRGMVWRRDIELQDNGKMHRALEEEICFLNLELCRQNAEVHKNVNVYEELQEENCVLKEQELMRNTEMNDNVKRIRELQEEICLLKEQKPFGGPKRTEHVKMIQDKICLLRNQQRKVDANNSEIHDLQKEICFLIKELWRRDTEIASMQQAIQELQEEIIFLRQHIWRREVEIRDNMQLIREMQEEIHFLREHLWTQDIEIGDNKQCILAKQEETHSFREHTSRRDWVQNTEGHIAGQKSPKGKAQTLTEGTMENCG